The nucleotide window GATTCGGCGAGCATCGCGAGCACCTCGGCGACCGGTTGCGTGCCGCGGCCGGGCAGCAGGTGCTCGTCGAAGATCTGGCCCTCGCCGGCCGGGCCCGAACCGTCGCAGAGGTGCACGTGCCGAAGCCGCGGCCCGAGATCCCGGGCGAACTCCATCGCGTCGATGCCCGAGAGGGCGGCGTGGGAGAAGTCGAGGGTGACCGCGTCGCAGTCCATCGCGCGCGGATCCCAGCCGGGGGAGTACGCCTTCAGGTTCCGGCCTGCGGCCCGCCACGGGAACATGTTCTCGACGGCGATCTGCACGTTCCGCCGCCCGGCGGTCTCGCGCACGATGTCGAGGAAGCGGGCCGCATAGCCCGACTGCCAGCGGAACGGAGGGTGCACGACGACCGTGCCGGCGCCGACCTCGTGGGCGAGCTCGGCGGTGCGGTCGAGCTTGATCTCCGGGTCGCGCCCCCACACGAAATGGGTGAGCAGCAGCACGGGCGCATGCACCGAGAGGATCGGCAGCCCGTAGCGGGCCGAGAGTTCTCGCAGGCCCGCGGCATCTTGGGTCGCCTCGTCTTGGGAGACCATGATCTCGACGCCGTCGAAGCCGGCGCGCTTGGCCATCCGGAAGGCCTCTTCGGGGCCGTGCGGATAGACGCAGCTCGTGCTCATGCCGATTCGCATCATCAGACCCCCAGTCTACGGGCGCCCCGGGCCCGGCGGGCCGCGCTGCGATAGCCTGAGAGCGAGCATCGCCCCGGTGCATCCACAGGCGGAAGGGACTCCATGACGAAACCCTCGGATGCCGAGGATCTCTACCTCGATGCCGCGTTCGACTTCGTCGTCGTCTCGAACCGGCTCCCGGTCGATTACGTCGTGGATGCCGAGGGAACCCAGGGCTGGCGGAGCTCGCCCGGCGGGCTCGTCACCGCCCTCGAACCGGTGATGCGCGAGGCGGACGGCGCCTGGGTCGGCTGGGCCGGCGTCGCCGACCGGGAGTTCGAGCCCTTCGAGCACGACGGCATCTCGCTCGTGCCGGTGCCGCTGTCGGCCGCCGAGGTCGAGGAGTACTACGAGGGCTTCTCGAACGACACCCTCTGGCCCCTGTACCACGACGTCATCGCCCCGCCCTCGTACCATCGCGAGTGGTGGGATGCCTACGTCCGCGTCAACCGACGCTTCGCGGAGGCGGCGATCCGGGCGGCCAAACGCGATGCCGTCGTGTGGGTGCACGACTACCAGCTGCAGCTCGTCCCGCGCATGCTGCGCGAGGCGCGACCGGATCTCGTCATCGGCTTCTTCGATCACATTCCGTTCCCGGCATACGGGATCTATTCGCAGCTGCCGTGGCGTCGCCAGGTGCTCGACGGCCTGCTCGGCGCCGACGTCATCGGCTTCCAGCGTCAGGCCGATGCGGGCAACTTCGCCCGGGCCGTGCGCCGCGTCTTCGGCTATGCGACGCGCGGATCGGTCATCGACGTCCCCGACGAGAGCGGGGAACTGCGCCGCGTGGTCGCACGCCGCTTCCCGATCTCGATCGACACCGCGTCGTTCGAGGAACTCGCCGCCCGCCCCGAGGTGCGCGAGCGCGCTCGGCAGATCCGCGAGAGCCTCGGCAACCCGAAGACGATCATGCTGGGCGTCGACCGGCTCGACTACACCAAGGGCATCCGCCACCGGCTGAAGGCCTACGGCGAACTCCTTCGCGAGGGGCGCCTCGAGGTCGAAGACGCGATCCTCGTGCAGGTCGCCAGCCCCTCGCGCGAGCGCGTGGAGACCTACCGGCAGCTGCGCGACGAGATCGAGCTCATGGTCGGCCGGCTGAACGGCGACTACTCCACGCTCGGCCACCAGGCCATCGCCTATCTGCACCACGGATATCCGCGCGAAGAGATGGTCGCGCTCTACCTCGCCGCCGACGTCATGCTCGTCACCGCGCTCCGCGACGGCATGAACCTCGTCGCGAAGGAATACGTCGCCAGCCGCATCGACGACGACGGCGCGCTCGTGCTGAGCGAGTTCGCCGGAGCCTCCGACGAACTGCGGCAGGCCGTGCTCGTGAACCCGCACGACATCGAGGGGCTGAAGGACGCGATCGTCGAAGCCGTCCACATGCCGCGCAAGGAGCAGAGCCGGCGGATGCGGGCGCTTCGGCGCCGCGTGCGCGACAACGACGTCGCGAACTGGTCGGCGAGCTACCTGGAGACCCTCACCGGATCCGGCACGATCAGGCCGGGGCTGTCGGAGCAGCTGTCGGCGGTCATCGACCGCTTCGCCGGCGAGGAGCGGCTGCTCGTCGCGCTCGACTTCGACGGAACCCTCGCTCCGCACGTAGACGACCCCGAGGCCGCGCGTGCGCCGAAGGCCGTGCACCGGGCGATCGGGCGTCTCCTGGCCTCGGACGACCTGCGGGTGGCCCTCGTCTCGGGGCGGAGCCTGGAGAGCCTGCGGCACGTGGCCCGCCCCCCGGGCGAGGTGCTGTTGTCGGGTTCCCACGGGGTCGAACTGCAACTCGACGCCGACGCCCCCGTCACGATCGACCTGCTCGACGGCGAGGCCGCCGAGCTCGCCCGGCTGCTCGAGCTGCTCGGCGGGCTCGCCGACCCGGTCGAGGGCGCATTCGTCGAACCGAAGCCGGCCGGCGCCGCCCTGCACACGAGGCTGCTGTCGGCCGGGGAGGGCGCCGTGCTCCAGCGCACGGCGCGCGAACTCGTCGAGGCCGAGCTGCCGGGCCTCACCGTGCGCGGCGGCAAGAACGTGATCGAGTTCGCCGTGCGCACCGCGAGCAAGGGCGACGCCGTCGTGCGCCTGCGCCAGCACACCGGAGCGAGCGCGGTCATGTACGTCGGCGACGACGTCACCGACGAGGATGCGTTCGCCGTGCTCGAAGACGGCGACGTCGGCGTGAAGGTCGGTCAGGGCAAGTCCCTCGCCGGGTTCCGCCTGCGCAGCCCCGACGACGTCCCGGCGCTCCTCGAACGGCTGGCGGAGGCGCGCGGCGCCCGTTCCTGACGAGGTCCGCACGCGGCATCCGCCGCGTCCGCGACGGGTATGCGGAGGGTCTTAGACTCGTCGCATGTCCCCCTACGACCCGAAACCCCGCAGCCGCGTCGTCACCGACGGCATCGAAGCCATGACGAGCCGAGGCATGCTCAGAGCCGTCGGCATGGGGGACGAGGACTGGGACAAGCCCCAGATCGGCATCGCCAGCTCCTGGAACGAGATCACCCCCTGCAACCTCTCGCTCGGCCGCCTCGCGCAGGCCGCGAAGGAGGGTGTGCACGCCGGCGGCGGATACCCGCTGCAGTTCGGCACCGTCTCCGTCTCCGACGGCATCTCGATGGGCCACGAGGGCATGCACTTCTCGCTCGTCTCGCGCGAGGTCATCGCCGACTCCGTCGAGACCGTCATGCAGGCCGAACGCCTCGACGGCTCGGTGCTGCTGGCCGGCTGCGACAAGTCCATCCCGGGGATGCTGATGGCCGCCGCCCGCCTCGACCTCGCCTCGGTCTTCGTGTACGCCGGCTCGATCGCGCCCGGCTGGGTGCGGCTGTCGGACGGCACCGAGAAGGACCTCACGATCATCGACTCCTTCGAGGCGGTCGGCGCGGTCAAGGCCGGCACGATGAGCGAGGCCGACGCCAAGCGCATCGAATGCGCCTTCGCCCCGGGCGAGGGCGCCTGCGGTGGCATGTACACCGCGAACACGATGGCCTCGGTCGCCGAGGCCCTCGGTCTCAGCCTGCCCGGTTCGGCCGCGCCGCCCTCGGCCGACCGCCGCCGCGACTACTTCGCCCACCGCGCCGGCGAGGCGGTCGTGAACATGCTGAAGCAGGGCATCACGGCCAGGCAGATCCTCACCAAGAAGGCGTTCGAGAACGCGATCGCCGTCGGCATGGCCCTCGGCGGTTCGACGAACATCATCCTGCACCTGCTGGCGATCGCGAACGAGGCCGAGGTCGAGCTCACCCTCGACGACTTCAACCGCATCGGCGACAAGGTGCCGCACATCGGCGACCTGAAGCCATTCGGCAAGTACGTCATGAACGACGTCGATCGCCGCGGCGGCCTGCCCGTGCTCATGAAGGCGCTGCTGGATGCCGGCCTCATGCACGGCGATGCGCTCACCGTCACGGGCAAGACCCTCGCCGAGAACCTCGCCGAGATGGAGATCCCGCCGCTGGACGGCGAGGTGCTGCGCACCCTCGACGACCCGATCCACGCCACCGGGGGCCTGACGATCCTGAAGGGCAGCATGGCCCCCGAGGGCGCGGTCGTGAAGACGGCCGGTTTCGACGCCGAGGTCTTCGAGGGCCCGGCGCGCGTGTTCGAGCGCGAGCGGGCGGCGATGGATGCCCTCACGAACGGCGAGATCACGCACGGCGACGTGGTGGTCATCCGCTACGAAGGCCCCAAGGGCGGGCCCGGCATGCGGGAGATGCTCGCCATCACCGCGGCCATCAAGGGCGCCGGCCTCGGAAAAGATGTACTACTCTTGACG belongs to Agromyces archimandritae and includes:
- a CDS encoding sugar phosphate isomerase/epimerase family protein, coding for MMRIGMSTSCVYPHGPEEAFRMAKRAGFDGVEIMVSQDEATQDAAGLRELSARYGLPILSVHAPVLLLTHFVWGRDPEIKLDRTAELAHEVGAGTVVVHPPFRWQSGYAARFLDIVRETAGRRNVQIAVENMFPWRAAGRNLKAYSPGWDPRAMDCDAVTLDFSHAALSGIDAMEFARDLGPRLRHVHLCDGSGPAGEGQIFDEHLLPGRGTQPVAEVLAMLAESGWDGDIVAEVNTRKAKTETDRLALLVETIEFAREHTARSRRQRAAARSRRALEGLLPGKRG
- a CDS encoding bifunctional alpha,alpha-trehalose-phosphate synthase (UDP-forming)/trehalose-phosphatase; this translates as MTKPSDAEDLYLDAAFDFVVVSNRLPVDYVVDAEGTQGWRSSPGGLVTALEPVMREADGAWVGWAGVADREFEPFEHDGISLVPVPLSAAEVEEYYEGFSNDTLWPLYHDVIAPPSYHREWWDAYVRVNRRFAEAAIRAAKRDAVVWVHDYQLQLVPRMLREARPDLVIGFFDHIPFPAYGIYSQLPWRRQVLDGLLGADVIGFQRQADAGNFARAVRRVFGYATRGSVIDVPDESGELRRVVARRFPISIDTASFEELAARPEVRERARQIRESLGNPKTIMLGVDRLDYTKGIRHRLKAYGELLREGRLEVEDAILVQVASPSRERVETYRQLRDEIELMVGRLNGDYSTLGHQAIAYLHHGYPREEMVALYLAADVMLVTALRDGMNLVAKEYVASRIDDDGALVLSEFAGASDELRQAVLVNPHDIEGLKDAIVEAVHMPRKEQSRRMRALRRRVRDNDVANWSASYLETLTGSGTIRPGLSEQLSAVIDRFAGEERLLVALDFDGTLAPHVDDPEAARAPKAVHRAIGRLLASDDLRVALVSGRSLESLRHVARPPGEVLLSGSHGVELQLDADAPVTIDLLDGEAAELARLLELLGGLADPVEGAFVEPKPAGAALHTRLLSAGEGAVLQRTARELVEAELPGLTVRGGKNVIEFAVRTASKGDAVVRLRQHTGASAVMYVGDDVTDEDAFAVLEDGDVGVKVGQGKSLAGFRLRSPDDVPALLERLAEARGARS
- the ilvD gene encoding dihydroxy-acid dehydratase; amino-acid sequence: MSPYDPKPRSRVVTDGIEAMTSRGMLRAVGMGDEDWDKPQIGIASSWNEITPCNLSLGRLAQAAKEGVHAGGGYPLQFGTVSVSDGISMGHEGMHFSLVSREVIADSVETVMQAERLDGSVLLAGCDKSIPGMLMAAARLDLASVFVYAGSIAPGWVRLSDGTEKDLTIIDSFEAVGAVKAGTMSEADAKRIECAFAPGEGACGGMYTANTMASVAEALGLSLPGSAAPPSADRRRDYFAHRAGEAVVNMLKQGITARQILTKKAFENAIAVGMALGGSTNIILHLLAIANEAEVELTLDDFNRIGDKVPHIGDLKPFGKYVMNDVDRRGGLPVLMKALLDAGLMHGDALTVTGKTLAENLAEMEIPPLDGEVLRTLDDPIHATGGLTILKGSMAPEGAVVKTAGFDAEVFEGPARVFERERAAMDALTNGEITHGDVVVIRYEGPKGGPGMREMLAITAAIKGAGLGKDVLLLTDGRFSGGTTGLCIGHVAPEAVDAGPIAFVRDGDLIRVDIAARSIDLLVDDAELVARRDGWEPLPPRYTRGVLAKYAKLVRSAAEGAVTG